A genomic stretch from Sulfurimonas sediminis includes:
- a CDS encoding nucleotidyltransferase family protein produces MTKRDVLNYLKEHYPEFHKQYAVEKIGLFGSYARDEATPQSDIDIFVKMRPNMFDMIAIKEQIEDDLHTKVDIVREHKNMKPFFLEMIQKDLIYA; encoded by the coding sequence ATGACAAAACGTGATGTACTTAATTATTTAAAAGAACATTATCCCGAGTTTCATAAACAATATGCGGTTGAAAAAATTGGGTTGTTCGGAAGTTATGCAAGAGATGAAGCAACACCGCAGAGTGATATAGATATTTTTGTAAAAATGAGACCTAATATGTTTGATATGATTGCTATAAAAGAGCAGATAGAAGATGATTTGCATACAAAAGTTGATATTGTCCGTGAACATAAAAATATGAAACCTTTTTTCTTAGAAATGATTCAAAAAGATTTGATTTATGCTTAG
- a CDS encoding McrB family protein, with product MAYYFNGKRINALNRLVIEIVKKYVSEHPNISYIDLKKVFRDEIGGSRGIIKNKQDFEIWKQNIKDPEKRFFIKDNEIVKLANDEVYINQGWGGDWQDSKSGKIKEGNKKRFLEFAKNELHYEIEIDSINEEEKDLIREDKNILNIKNIILYGAPGVGKTHNYQNLISMIEEGKSQKEIFDTISQNEKVSLNDEIFQTIQDEKRVEFVTFHQSYSYEDFIEGFRPNENGNIELEDGIFKRVSAKAINQVKEKELKHISFDEAYDIFRTSFINEELETLKKVTGASIIIHDVKEKTILLQSENAKDSQYVKKNDLGTVVNAMLRDKIHKPVDIKNLDVKKDTISLSDFYYPLAKKIVEIIKKNRVDVKNEKNFYIVIDEINRGNISKIFGELITLIEEDKRDIYEVTLPYSKEKFKVPSNLYIIATMNSTDKSIATIDIALRRRFTFLKMKPNLELVKNDSARECMQELNNYITAKLSEDYQLGHSYFMNVQNDEDLIFVKEYKIKPLLEEYFYADEKSADEIMKEVLREK from the coding sequence ATGGCATATTATTTTAATGGAAAACGCATTAATGCGTTAAATAGATTGGTTATAGAAATTGTTAAAAAATATGTAAGTGAACATCCAAATATTTCATATATTGATTTAAAAAAAGTATTTCGAGATGAAATAGGTGGATCAAGAGGAATTATTAAAAATAAACAAGATTTTGAGATTTGGAAACAAAATATTAAAGATCCTGAAAAAAGATTTTTTATAAAAGATAATGAGATTGTTAAGCTAGCAAATGATGAAGTATATATAAATCAAGGTTGGGGTGGAGATTGGCAAGATTCCAAGAGTGGAAAAATTAAAGAAGGAAATAAAAAAAGATTTTTAGAATTTGCAAAAAATGAATTGCACTATGAGATAGAAATAGACAGTATTAATGAGGAAGAAAAAGATTTAATTAGAGAAGATAAAAATATATTAAATATTAAAAACATAATCCTTTATGGTGCTCCAGGTGTTGGTAAAACTCATAATTACCAAAATCTAATTTCTATGATTGAAGAGGGAAAAAGTCAAAAAGAGATATTTGACACTATTTCACAAAATGAAAAAGTGAGTTTAAATGATGAAATTTTTCAAACCATACAAGACGAAAAAAGAGTAGAATTTGTAACATTTCATCAGAGTTATTCTTATGAAGATTTTATAGAAGGTTTCCGACCGAATGAAAATGGAAATATTGAGTTAGAAGATGGAATATTTAAAAGAGTGTCAGCTAAAGCTATAAATCAAGTGAAAGAAAAAGAGCTTAAACATATCTCTTTTGATGAAGCGTACGATATATTTAGAACGAGTTTTATAAATGAAGAATTAGAAACATTAAAAAAAGTGACGGGTGCTAGTATTATCATTCATGATGTAAAAGAAAAAACAATTTTACTTCAATCTGAAAATGCTAAAGATTCTCAATATGTTAAAAAGAATGATTTAGGAACCGTGGTGAATGCAATGTTGCGGGATAAGATTCATAAACCAGTAGATATTAAAAATTTAGATGTAAAAAAAGATACTATTTCTTTATCAGATTTTTATTATCCATTAGCCAAAAAAATTGTTGAGATAATTAAGAAAAATCGAGTTGATGTAAAAAATGAAAAGAATTTTTACATAGTAATAGACGAAATAAACAGAGGGAATATATCTAAAATTTTTGGTGAACTTATCACGCTTATAGAAGAAGATAAGAGAGATATTTATGAAGTGACACTTCCATACTCTAAGGAGAAATTTAAAGTGCCTTCAAATCTTTATATTATTGCAACGATGAATTCAACTGATAAATCAATAGCGACAATAGATATAGCACTGAGACGAAGATTTACATTTTTAAAGATGAAACCAAATCTTGAATTAGTTAAAAACGACAGTGCTAGAGAATGTATGCAGGAACTAAACAATTACATTACTGCAAAGTTAAGTGAAGATTACCAACTTGGGCATAGTTATTTTATGAATGTACAAAATGATGAAGATTTAATATTTGTAAAAGAGTATAAAATAAAACCGCTTTTAGAAGAGTATTTTTATGCCGATGAAAAAAGTGCAGATGAGATAATGAAAGAGGTCTTGAGAGAAAAATAA
- a CDS encoding ATP-binding protein → MQIGLKNRLRLISLLPIIILISITSYFVYNSYENYKAAQLLQDKLSTNRQLNNLLRNVSRERGMTVMYLGNSSPNTLKSLLKQRKIVDKQEKLYFQQLQALSQKDTALKNAMQSIKHARTLVDAHKINFEDIYTKVYGKAEQIIIKQLETITSHQLDNKINTYASIYISLVRANAYTADERDFISYTLARSTEMDEEEINQWLSLIAKADAIDFYNIKDKKLETKLNELFKSDDALELFDDLNSERASILIAAASGEYETNPGVWFAMLSEKSNLISEGENVVLSAMDSRAVQVKTEALQFLTITLTIWLISIILAVLGFLLSNEIARNIHNLEGVLRKVAEDTNESDKAIEINLHTAKGTEEAYSLLEKIIEQTKRDKEAAQEASEAKSMFLANMSHEIRTPLNGIVGFTELLKDTGLKEEQQEFVEIIEKSSENLLEIINNILDLSKIESNKLEIEDVIFNPIEEFESAVDVYAVRASEKHIDLGCFIDPELEQPLKGDPTKIKEVLINLLSNAVKFTSSSGAINVDIRKLQSPQEGTTRIRFEVQDSGIGVTSEQKSRIFEAFSQADTSITRKYGGTGLGLTISARFIELMGGQLDLHSEPGEGTTFFFTLDFEEIEVISESAKEQYLGINALILESTHKTKRQDTYLKEYLDFYGVSYTTFKNKNEIETLQRQINYDMLFVDYEYANEEELKAYSTLPQKLILLTKSYFMRKIDSMGIEIFKTIYEPLNNTKLKAALENYQSQNFTAPKVKPTSNKVFTVGSSKFAAKVLVAEDNIINQKLIKRTLEDLGLTVGIASNGLEAFQKRKDNNYDLIFMDIQMPFLDGIEATQEILEYEEVYNQPHVPIIALTANALKGDRERFLAAGLDEYTTKPLVREEIITLLNHFLADHIVDVDEAKAEEEKTKKVEQQKEEAKEQKKEEKAVQEEVPVKYKADILLAKKSPFETKLFTKILSSLGYTYEVIDNIDELQKKIEEESYKLILFDKETETLDLKDFAHSVKEKSQKNNLSSYLVMIVDPAVPVSEEDSKYVDETIKNIINKDLLRLVIEKFI, encoded by the coding sequence ATGCAAATAGGACTAAAAAACAGACTTCGACTTATTAGTTTATTACCGATTATTATTTTAATTTCTATTACAAGTTATTTTGTATATAACTCATACGAAAACTATAAAGCGGCGCAACTTCTCCAGGATAAGCTTTCCACAAACAGGCAACTCAACAACCTTCTGAGAAATGTTTCCCGGGAAAGAGGTATGACCGTAATGTACCTTGGTAATTCCTCACCAAATACATTAAAATCACTCTTAAAGCAGAGAAAGATTGTTGACAAACAGGAAAAACTCTATTTTCAACAGCTACAGGCACTTTCACAAAAAGACACGGCATTAAAAAATGCGATGCAAAGTATAAAACATGCCAGAACATTGGTTGACGCACATAAAATAAACTTTGAAGATATATATACCAAAGTATACGGCAAAGCAGAGCAGATAATTATTAAACAACTCGAAACCATTACATCCCACCAACTTGATAATAAAATCAACACATATGCATCGATTTATATTTCACTGGTCCGTGCAAATGCCTACACCGCAGATGAACGTGACTTCATCTCTTATACACTTGCCCGCTCAACAGAAATGGACGAAGAAGAGATTAATCAATGGCTCTCCTTAATAGCAAAAGCAGATGCCATCGATTTCTATAACATTAAAGACAAAAAACTTGAAACCAAGCTGAATGAATTGTTTAAAAGTGATGATGCTCTTGAACTCTTTGATGACCTTAACTCAGAACGTGCTTCCATTTTAATTGCTGCAGCAAGCGGAGAGTATGAAACAAACCCGGGTGTCTGGTTTGCCATGCTTTCAGAAAAAAGCAACCTTATTTCAGAGGGAGAAAATGTTGTTCTGAGTGCCATGGACAGCAGAGCCGTTCAGGTAAAAACAGAAGCTTTACAGTTTTTGACCATTACATTGACAATTTGGCTGATTTCAATCATATTGGCAGTTTTAGGCTTTTTGCTCTCTAATGAAATTGCCAGAAATATTCACAACCTTGAAGGTGTCCTCAGAAAAGTGGCAGAAGACACAAATGAGAGTGACAAAGCAATTGAGATCAATCTTCATACAGCCAAAGGAACAGAAGAGGCCTACAGTCTTTTGGAAAAAATTATTGAGCAGACGAAAAGAGATAAAGAAGCAGCACAGGAAGCAAGTGAAGCAAAATCAATGTTCCTTGCAAACATGTCACATGAAATTCGTACACCGCTCAACGGAATCGTTGGTTTTACAGAACTTCTTAAAGATACAGGACTCAAAGAAGAGCAACAGGAGTTTGTTGAAATTATCGAAAAATCTTCAGAAAACCTCCTTGAAATTATCAACAATATTCTTGACCTTTCAAAAATCGAGAGTAATAAACTTGAAATTGAAGATGTTATCTTTAATCCTATAGAAGAGTTTGAAAGTGCCGTTGATGTATATGCTGTCCGTGCAAGTGAAAAGCATATTGATCTGGGATGTTTTATTGACCCTGAACTTGAGCAGCCACTCAAAGGTGACCCGACAAAAATCAAAGAAGTTCTCATCAACCTGCTCTCAAATGCAGTGAAGTTTACAAGCAGTTCCGGAGCTATCAATGTCGATATCAGAAAACTGCAATCACCGCAGGAAGGAACAACACGTATCAGATTTGAAGTGCAAGACAGCGGTATCGGTGTTACAAGCGAACAAAAATCCAGAATTTTTGAAGCTTTTTCACAAGCAGATACATCCATTACACGTAAATACGGCGGTACAGGTCTTGGTCTTACAATTTCTGCGCGTTTTATTGAACTGATGGGAGGACAGCTTGATCTGCACAGTGAGCCGGGAGAAGGAACAACTTTCTTCTTTACACTTGATTTTGAAGAGATAGAAGTAATCAGTGAAAGTGCCAAAGAACAATATCTGGGAATCAATGCTTTAATTTTAGAGTCTACTCATAAAACAAAAAGACAAGACACCTATCTCAAAGAGTATCTTGATTTCTATGGAGTAAGTTATACAACATTTAAAAATAAAAATGAAATTGAAACGCTCCAGCGACAAATAAATTATGATATGCTTTTTGTAGATTATGAATATGCAAATGAAGAAGAGTTAAAAGCATACAGCACTCTTCCGCAAAAGCTGATACTTCTTACAAAATCTTATTTTATGAGAAAAATCGACTCTATGGGTATAGAGATATTTAAAACCATATATGAGCCATTAAACAATACCAAACTAAAAGCAGCACTTGAAAATTACCAAAGTCAAAATTTTACAGCACCAAAAGTAAAACCAACTTCAAACAAAGTCTTTACAGTCGGTTCATCTAAATTTGCGGCAAAAGTACTTGTTGCAGAAGACAATATAATCAACCAGAAGCTGATAAAACGGACACTTGAAGACCTGGGGCTCACTGTTGGTATCGCATCCAATGGGCTTGAAGCATTCCAAAAACGCAAAGACAATAACTATGATCTGATTTTTATGGATATCCAGATGCCTTTCCTTGATGGTATAGAAGCGACACAGGAGATTCTTGAATATGAAGAGGTATACAACCAGCCCCATGTTCCGATAATCGCTTTAACGGCAAATGCACTCAAGGGGGACCGTGAAAGATTTTTAGCAGCCGGACTTGACGAATATACAACAAAACCATTAGTACGTGAAGAGATCATAACACTGCTGAATCATTTTTTAGCAGACCACATTGTGGATGTAGATGAAGCAAAGGCAGAAGAAGAGAAAACAAAAAAAGTAGAGCAGCAGAAAGAAGAAGCAAAAGAGCAGAAAAAAGAAGAAAAAGCGGTGCAGGAAGAAGTTCCGGTAAAATACAAAGCTGATATTCTTCTTGCTAAAAAAAGTCCCTTTGAAACAAAGCTTTTTACAAAAATTCTCAGTTCGCTTGGATATACTTACGAAGTCATAGACAACATAGATGAATTGCAAAAGAAAATTGAAGAGGAGAGCTATAAACTTATTTTATTTGACAAAGAGACTGAAACTTTAGACTTGAAAGATTTCGCCCACTCAGTCAAAGAGAAAAGTCAGAAAAACAATCTTTCCAGCTACCTGGTAATGATTGTAGATCCTGCTGTACCTGTAAGTGAAGAAGATTCGAAATATGTAGATGAAACGATTAAAAACATTATAAACAAAGACTTGCTGAGACTTGTTATAGAAAAATTTATTTAA
- a CDS encoding HepT-like ribonuclease domain-containing protein, giving the protein MLSDKQRMILSTLDDIRISLELIIQRCQRINSSDDFLKNDEGLLKLDSISMRLIAIGEGFKNIDKLSEGKILPQYPNIPWRQVKGVRDVLSHHYFDLDAEVIFEICQNDIQNLLEATVEIIKDLHV; this is encoded by the coding sequence ATGCTTAGTGATAAACAAAGAATGATTTTGTCCACACTTGATGATATACGAATATCATTAGAACTCATTATTCAAAGATGCCAAAGAATAAATTCAAGTGATGATTTTTTAAAAAACGATGAGGGACTTTTAAAACTTGATAGTATCTCAATGAGACTAATTGCTATTGGAGAGGGCTTTAAAAATATTGATAAATTGTCTGAGGGAAAAATATTGCCTCAGTATCCAAATATTCCGTGGAGACAGGTAAAGGGGGTGCGAGATGTCTTATCTCATCACTATTTTGATTTGGATGCGGAGGTAATATTTGAAATTTGTCAAAATGACATACAAAATCTTTTAGAAGCAACTGTTGAAATAATAAAAGATCTTCATGTCTAA
- a CDS encoding RecB-like helicase, translating into MSKFINNLAYEASAGSGKTFMLVVRYLALLFKGAEPAKVLALTFTNKAAAEMSERIVETLQALESRMELYEIAKECGMSEKEILAKRSQILAEFLNAHTKIMTIDSFFAQILRKFSLYASLMPDFSTANAQHEVKLMSRFLKEVSVANKRKTLINLSLESNKRVSDIFALLDDFYLKKEELSHLKFQKKSTQAYEEEAMQGLSLLQNIVKNCKEASATLQKAVVAQNFEALKAKTWVYKESLNYWVFKKCFTPEMDAQLHVIQNAIKAHAKAKEQNFFYALNELVELYKKAKKALYVDEGELSFSDVTLLVYEILHRLNESEFLYFRLDATIEHMLLDEFQDTSVLQYEILKPLITEITSGAGVCSEGSFFFVGDVKQSIYRFRGGVSALFGEVAKEHRTEVKKLLTNYRSQKEVIEFVNRVFADKIKNYTPQLVRKEAQGGFVEVIADEELLDALVEQVKRLIDLGADVNDIAVLCATNSDGQVIKNRLDAQNIEVVTETTTKLINQRSVKAVLEYLKYLYFREEIYRQNFFALINQEVRAVANVDFNSVRLVDVVKRCIEEYRLFQDDFHLIRFLSAVSKYADIEALLFEYERLDTSAAAADISGVRVLTVHKSKGLEYEHVIVMDRLKKAPAPRDAIIYNYDGIKLQNLYLRTKNRELIDHDYAYALAKEKELIREDSLNALYVAFTRARENLIILAKPKDSMFALLDLQPQSFGELRSTCKARNVPQVHKKLSFENIYYGTQSDLLALERQNEEDLQAINFGIALHYTLEMMQEFTQEALLDAKDMMLNKYGFMLTESEVDDIQQRIERLVTTPEFLTLTRGVCYKEKALRYKNNLRYLDLLVKHEKGEWSVIDYKSAMHFTEEHRKQVRYYVKAVKEITGDEVRGYICYILADTIKIETV; encoded by the coding sequence ATGTCTAAGTTTATAAATAATCTTGCCTACGAAGCAAGTGCGGGGAGTGGGAAGACTTTTATGCTTGTTGTGCGCTATCTTGCTCTGCTTTTTAAAGGGGCGGAGCCTGCGAAGGTTTTGGCGCTTACTTTTACAAACAAAGCGGCTGCCGAGATGAGTGAGCGGATTGTTGAGACACTGCAGGCCTTGGAATCACGTATGGAACTGTATGAGATTGCCAAAGAGTGCGGGATGTCCGAAAAAGAGATTCTGGCAAAACGGTCGCAAATTTTGGCCGAGTTTTTGAATGCCCATACAAAGATTATGACCATAGACAGCTTTTTTGCGCAGATTTTGAGAAAATTTTCTCTGTATGCCTCTTTGATGCCCGATTTTTCAACGGCGAATGCCCAGCATGAAGTCAAACTGATGTCTCGTTTTTTAAAAGAGGTGAGTGTTGCCAACAAACGCAAGACGCTTATCAATCTCTCTTTGGAATCAAACAAACGTGTCAGTGATATTTTTGCACTGCTGGATGATTTTTATCTTAAAAAAGAGGAACTTTCTCATCTGAAGTTTCAAAAAAAATCGACACAGGCGTATGAAGAGGAGGCGATGCAGGGGCTCTCTTTGTTGCAAAATATTGTAAAAAACTGCAAAGAGGCATCGGCGACACTGCAAAAAGCCGTTGTTGCTCAAAATTTTGAAGCACTCAAAGCAAAAACATGGGTCTATAAAGAGAGTCTGAACTACTGGGTCTTTAAAAAATGTTTTACACCTGAGATGGATGCACAGTTACATGTAATCCAAAATGCCATCAAAGCACATGCAAAGGCAAAAGAGCAGAACTTCTTTTATGCTTTGAATGAACTTGTAGAACTTTACAAAAAAGCAAAAAAAGCACTCTATGTTGATGAGGGGGAACTCAGCTTTTCTGATGTGACGCTTCTGGTGTATGAAATTTTGCACCGTCTTAATGAAAGTGAATTTTTATACTTTCGCCTCGATGCAACGATAGAGCACATGCTGCTTGATGAGTTTCAAGATACCAGCGTGCTGCAGTATGAGATTTTAAAACCGCTTATTACAGAGATAACTTCGGGTGCGGGTGTCTGCAGTGAGGGAAGTTTTTTCTTTGTGGGGGATGTGAAACAGTCTATTTACCGTTTTAGAGGAGGTGTGTCGGCACTTTTTGGGGAGGTGGCAAAAGAGCACCGTACCGAGGTGAAGAAACTCTTGACAAATTACCGTTCGCAAAAAGAGGTCATAGAGTTTGTCAACAGAGTCTTTGCGGATAAAATAAAAAACTACACCCCTCAGCTTGTTCGCAAAGAGGCACAGGGCGGTTTTGTCGAAGTGATTGCAGACGAGGAGCTTCTGGATGCACTGGTTGAGCAGGTAAAGCGCTTGATAGATCTGGGCGCAGATGTGAATGACATTGCCGTTTTATGTGCAACCAACAGCGACGGACAGGTCATTAAAAACAGACTTGACGCACAAAATATAGAGGTTGTCACAGAAACAACCACGAAGCTCATCAACCAAAGAAGTGTCAAGGCTGTTTTGGAGTACTTGAAATATCTCTATTTCAGAGAAGAGATTTATAGACAGAATTTTTTTGCTTTGATAAATCAGGAGGTCAGGGCTGTTGCCAATGTAGATTTTAACAGTGTCAGACTTGTGGATGTTGTGAAGAGATGTATAGAGGAGTACCGGCTTTTTCAGGATGATTTTCATCTTATTCGCTTTTTAAGTGCTGTATCCAAATATGCAGATATTGAAGCGCTTTTGTTTGAATATGAAAGACTTGATACTTCTGCAGCGGCAGCTGACATCAGCGGAGTGAGGGTTTTAACGGTACATAAATCAAAAGGTCTGGAGTATGAGCATGTCATTGTCATGGACAGACTGAAGAAAGCTCCTGCCCCAAGAGATGCCATTATTTACAATTATGACGGTATCAAACTGCAAAATCTTTACCTGAGAACAAAAAACAGAGAGCTTATTGACCATGATTATGCCTATGCTCTTGCCAAAGAAAAAGAGCTTATACGAGAAGACAGTTTAAATGCTCTGTATGTTGCTTTTACCAGAGCAAGAGAAAATCTGATCATACTTGCAAAACCAAAAGATTCCATGTTTGCACTGCTGGATTTGCAACCTCAAAGCTTCGGAGAACTACGCTCTACATGTAAAGCCAGAAATGTACCGCAGGTGCATAAAAAACTTTCGTTTGAAAATATCTATTACGGGACACAGAGTGATTTGTTGGCATTAGAAAGACAAAATGAAGAGGATTTGCAAGCTATTAATTTTGGTATTGCCTTGCACTATACCCTGGAAATGATGCAGGAGTTTACACAAGAAGCACTGCTGGATGCCAAAGATATGATGCTGAACAAATATGGCTTTATGCTCACAGAATCAGAGGTCGATGATATACAGCAGAGAATAGAGAGGCTTGTCACTACACCGGAGTTTTTGACTTTGACCCGGGGAGTATGTTACAAAGAAAAGGCCCTGCGCTATAAAAACAATCTGCGTTATCTTGATTTGTTGGTCAAGCATGAAAAAGGAGAGTGGAGTGTGATAGACTATAAAAGTGCGATGCATTTTACCGAAGAGCATCGCAAGCAGGTTCGATACTATGTAAAAGCAGTCAAAGAGATAACGGGAGATGAAGTGCGTGGCTATATCTGCTATATCTTGGCAGATACCATTAAGATAGAGACCGTTTAA
- a CDS encoding McrC family protein — translation MQNIIYEYSEIENKELKSHIVNTTKLHKYFKLDWNILKSQQYCGILNFGDEDFYLLPKIIKKDDEINLDIFIYMLMYVYDIKLENENIASCKNEKHNILEVFIQLFARGLFKEFQAGIYKEYVTEKENLTTLRGKYLINENLKYNFVKNKIYCEYDEFSMDNRLNQFFLYAIKSLLSFAKNKKLLKQCELVLDEVQVKQFDINRLDINFNRLNNRFKANFEFALLLLRQLIPLFEKDKKSFAFLFDMNILFERFVGKMIKARELNTQLQSYDVYKDLTLKPDIIVGNLIIDTKYKKLNALRDIKRDDKFQMYVYGNNYKIKNTMLLYPKHLKNFDNDLVLGVNENGINMKIKSLDLGFDGCGYGEYIKEIKLRVKDILDGILF, via the coding sequence ATGCAAAATATTATTTATGAATATAGTGAAATTGAAAATAAAGAACTGAAAAGCCACATCGTTAATACCACTAAACTTCATAAATATTTTAAACTTGATTGGAATATCTTAAAATCACAACAATATTGCGGGATACTGAATTTTGGGGATGAAGATTTTTATTTATTGCCTAAAATTATCAAAAAAGATGATGAAATTAATTTAGATATTTTTATTTATATGTTGATGTATGTGTATGATATAAAGTTAGAAAATGAAAATATTGCTTCTTGTAAAAATGAAAAACACAATATTTTAGAAGTTTTTATACAACTCTTTGCACGAGGGCTATTTAAAGAATTTCAGGCAGGGATTTATAAGGAGTATGTTACCGAAAAAGAGAACTTAACGACATTACGGGGAAAGTATCTCATAAATGAAAATCTGAAATATAACTTTGTAAAAAACAAAATTTATTGTGAATATGATGAGTTTAGTATGGACAACAGACTTAATCAATTTTTCTTGTATGCCATTAAAAGTTTACTATCATTTGCTAAAAATAAAAAGTTGCTAAAACAGTGTGAACTTGTACTTGACGAAGTTCAAGTGAAACAGTTTGATATAAATAGATTAGATATAAACTTTAATCGACTCAATAACAGGTTTAAAGCGAATTTTGAGTTTGCACTTTTATTATTACGCCAATTAATTCCACTTTTTGAAAAAGATAAAAAAAGTTTTGCCTTTTTATTTGATATGAATATACTTTTTGAACGATTTGTTGGTAAAATGATAAAAGCGCGTGAGCTAAACACACAATTACAAAGTTATGATGTCTATAAAGATTTGACTTTAAAACCTGACATCATTGTAGGTAACTTGATAATAGATACAAAATATAAGAAGTTAAACGCACTAAGAGACATTAAAAGAGATGATAAGTTTCAGATGTATGTTTATGGCAATAATTATAAAATAAAAAATACAATGCTATTGTATCCAAAACATTTAAAGAATTTTGATAATGATTTGGTTCTGGGTGTCAATGAAAACGGGATTAATATGAAGATAAAAAGTTTGGATTTAGGGTTTGATGGGTGTGGGTATGGTGAGTATATAAAAGAAATTAAATTGAGAGTAAAGGATATTTTAGATGGCATATTATTTTAA
- a CDS encoding response regulator → MKKTDLVVLAVDDDLINLKLLKSMLMKSGNVKEVVEAKNGSDAIGILKSRDDIDLILLDIIMPIMGGIDMLKVVRADESLRQLPILVLTTDETKKAEALECGANGFLMKPIRNDDLIAKIKTVIV, encoded by the coding sequence ATGAAAAAAACTGATTTGGTTGTGCTTGCAGTTGATGATGATCTCATTAATTTGAAGCTTTTAAAATCTATGCTGATGAAAAGCGGAAATGTAAAAGAGGTTGTCGAAGCAAAAAACGGCTCAGATGCCATAGGCATTTTAAAAAGCCGTGATGATATTGACCTGATTCTCTTGGATATCATTATGCCTATCATGGGTGGTATCGATATGCTTAAAGTCGTGCGTGCCGATGAAAGTTTGCGTCAACTCCCTATTTTGGTTCTTACAACAGATGAAACAAAAAAGGCAGAAGCTTTGGAGTGCGGCGCAAATGGGTTTTTAATGAAACCTATACGCAATGACGATTTGATTGCGAAAATAAAAACAGTCATCGTCTAA